The Rhodopirellula islandica genomic interval CGGTCGTCGCGCCGATCGACGCGAGAAAGTGGAGGGCCAGCCAACCGATCGCTCCGAAGACGACGATCCGATAGAGCGTGCTGGCAATCGCGTAGGTGAGCAGTCCGACGGAGTCGCGGTCATTCTGAATCGCCGAGGGTTGCGATTCGGACTCGTTGCGAATCGTGGAGACGCTCCAAAACCAAGCTCGTAAACGCGATTGCAACGCGGATCGTGAACGGGATGCGAGGTTCGGAACGGACGCCGCGTCGGACAGCAGGTAGTAGCCGTCGTACCGCATCAAGGGATTGCCGTTGAGAATCAGCGTGTTGACCGACGTGACCATCAACACAAACACCAGCACGTTTTGCGGGAGGCCAGGCATCGAATGGGCCCAAGCAATCAGAGCGAGAGATCCCATCAAGCACTCGGCCAAAATTCCCGCGGCGGAGACGAGCATTCGTTTCCAGGGTTGCGGAATCAACCACGCATCGCTGACGTCGCAGTACAAACATGGGATGCCAAACAAAAACATCACACCCATTTCACGGCAGTGACCGCCGAACCATTTGCAGGCGGTTGCATGGGCCAGTTCGTGAATCAACTTGACGCTTGAGATCACCGAGGCAAGGAGCACCCATGTGGATGGGGATTGCAGCGTCAGTGCGCTCTGCCGGATCGCGGGGATCAGGTGTTCCCAGTTGGCGAGCAGCGTGGCTCCTGTGAGCAATGTCCATGTCGAACCGAAGACGGCACAAGCCCGCCGATGCTTCCGAACCAAGGCTCGAACACGTTGAACGGGGCGATCAAGCCAGCGGTCGGGATCGACCAAGGGAATGCGGATCGCCAACGGGTTGCGAACCGCACGCTGCCAAAAGGATGCGTCTGGTTCGCGTCGTGCGATGAAAGTCGGGCCGGTCGCCGATGAGGTTGCGATCCAACCCTTTTGATAGGCTTGATTGACAAAGGCCTCGAAATCCTCGCGTGAAAGTTCGGCGGGAGCGAGCAGACGCTGGCAGTGCAGGTGGGCTTGTTCGAGCGTTCGTTGCCCGTCGAGGCTGTTCAAGATCGCGAATTCTTGTTCGTTGACCATCCACTGAGCGGAGGACCGATCGTTGGATCCACGCACCGAAACCAGCGGATCTCGGACGACCCACTGAAACGATTTGCCGACACGAATCGCACGGCAGAACAAATCCGGTCGCAGTCGAGGTTGGATGGCCGCGGAACTCATCGCGTCGTTCCGGATTCGTTCGATGGCAGCAACAGTCGAGCCGGTGATCCTGGCAGCACTTTCCCGTCGGTGTTGTCGATTTCGATCCAGAATCGGGTTTCTCGGGTCAGCGGATCGACTTCGGGGCTAATGAATTTCGCTTCCCCCGAGCGTTGGATGGTTTCGCCGGTGGCAAGTTCGATGGTCAGCTTTGGTTTGGATTCATTGCGAAGCCAATCGATCCATGTGGCGGGCAGGTAGCCTTCGACTCGCAGACGATCCAGACGCACCACCCGGGCGATCGCTTCACCTGGTTGCACCCAGTCACCAACTCGGTGGGAAACCTCGACCACAATGCCATCGATTGGCGACTTCAGCGAGTGTTGGTCGACATTCTCAGTTGCCAGTTCGAGTTGCTGCTGTTTCAGCTTTTTCTTCAAGAGGACAACGTTCGCCGCTGCTTCGGCTTGTCGAACCGCGACTTCGGCCGAGCGGATTTTGGCTTGCAAAGCTGCCGCCGTGGCTAGGTCGATCGATTGTTCCAGGCGAGCGTTCTCTTGTTCGAAGATGGCTTGCCGGGTTTCCAGGGTTCGTTGTTCGTAGGCGAGTTTGAATTGATCGATTTCGGATTGCGAAACCGCGTCATCGAAGTTTTCCTTGGCGTTGACCGCCCGTGTCCATTCGCTCTTGGCGACCGCTTCCGCCTTTTGAGCGGCCAGCACACGGATGTCGTTTTCGGCAAGTCGTTTTTGGATGGCTGCGCCAGCTTCGTGTTCCTTGGCCGCGCTTTTTTGTTCTTCCAAGAAAGCGAGAGCCGCATCGACGTCCAGTGTTTGGGCCAGTTGGAAATCGATGATCGCGAGTTCTTGTTCGGCGGATTGTTGGTGCAGTCTGGCCGCCACATCATCCAGGCTTGCCAGCAGCGAGCCTTGTTCCACCGTGTCACCCTCGGCCACTTGGATCTTGATCAATTGACCGGGAAGTGTGGCCACGGCGGATCCCGATTGCACCGGGGTGACGATCAAATCGCCGATCCAAGCGGGCTGAGATGATTCGTGGGTATCAGGTTTCTCGTCCTGCGCCAGTCCGGATTGCGAGACGAAAAGGAGGATTCCCGCTGCGATGAGTGCTCGGTGCATTACCAAATCTCCCGAAGGGATTCGAACAGGGGACGAAAGAGAACGTAGGCGAGGCTTCGGCGGCCGGCAGCCACGTCACCGACCACGGTCGAGCCCATTGGTTGGTCGGTGAGACCCTCGAGCGTTGGAGGGACGGTGGAGATCACTTGAACGACCGGTTGTTGTTTCTGATTGGGAAGGACCACGGATCCGAGGTGTTGGATCTCACCGGTCCAGGTCACATCGGGATGGGCACGCAGGCGCAATCGGCATTTCAAAGGGAGGTCATCCGATTGAGCCTGGAGGACGTGTCCAATGTACTGCTCGGACAGTTCCAGGTTGGCACTCATTCCGGCGGATGAATCCACCACGTCGAACAACCATTGGCCTTGGAAGACATCACGGCCGACCAAGGATTCTTCTTCGTCCCAGCGTCGAACTTGGCCTTGGACATCCGATCGGATCGACATCGATGCTTGCACGGACTGCAGCAACTTCAGTTGCTGTTCATACGACCGGATGCGTTCTCGAAGAACCAGTTCATTGGTCGAGGATTGCAGTCCGCCCGTGTTGGACGAACTCGATGGAGCGGATCGATTGGAGCGGATCGTCCGGCGTCCTGCCAGCTCGGCTTTCGCGGTCGCCAGATTGCCC includes:
- a CDS encoding HlyD family efflux transporter periplasmic adaptor subunit produces the protein MSSAAIQPRLRPDLFCRAIRVGKSFQWVVRDPLVSVRGSNDRSSAQWMVNEQEFAILNSLDGQRTLEQAHLHCQRLLAPAELSREDFEAFVNQAYQKGWIATSSATGPTFIARREPDASFWQRAVRNPLAIRIPLVDPDRWLDRPVQRVRALVRKHRRACAVFGSTWTLLTGATLLANWEHLIPAIRQSALTLQSPSTWVLLASVISSVKLIHELAHATACKWFGGHCREMGVMFLFGIPCLYCDVSDAWLIPQPWKRMLVSAAGILAECLMGSLALIAWAHSMPGLPQNVLVFVLMVTSVNTLILNGNPLMRYDGYYLLSDAASVPNLASRSRSALQSRLRAWFWSVSTIRNESESQPSAIQNDRDSVGLLTYAIASTLYRIVVFGAIGWLALHFLASIGATTVGLAAIAFILYRVLRIWAAPIVRPPSELDPVKARTRSRWMFGVLATLLLAMLLVPLPHRVKGIAKIQPVQRTEVFALAPGRLESVAETGQAVQPNGLVAKLVDWKSSLQTQRLQGEIAELEARLKGTRMSRTTSNASQQPSTNIPTIEFALQAKRDEWLTVQAESEHREIRAPHAGRIVATTPKLITQWQRSRSQIDWSGQPTESINLGSWIRSGTPICQIVSDAAYQVSVPVDASEIGWVQEGQTAVTHFPQGAAWHGRITHVGTRPSEQDGTYEVTIALDPDERPFDFAPPSDWTIEAVIQVEATSLWDRTRHWFATHFRVDN
- a CDS encoding efflux RND transporter periplasmic adaptor subunit, giving the protein MHRALIAAGILLFVSQSGLAQDEKPDTHESSQPAWIGDLIVTPVQSGSAVATLPGQLIKIQVAEGDTVEQGSLLASLDDVAARLHQQSAEQELAIIDFQLAQTLDVDAALAFLEEQKSAAKEHEAGAAIQKRLAENDIRVLAAQKAEAVAKSEWTRAVNAKENFDDAVSQSEIDQFKLAYEQRTLETRQAIFEQENARLEQSIDLATAAALQAKIRSAEVAVRQAEAAANVVLLKKKLKQQQLELATENVDQHSLKSPIDGIVVEVSHRVGDWVQPGEAIARVVRLDRLRVEGYLPATWIDWLRNESKPKLTIELATGETIQRSGEAKFISPEVDPLTRETRFWIEIDNTDGKVLPGSPARLLLPSNESGTTR